CCCACTAACTTAAGCCTCCTCTCCCCCGCTGGTGGTCCCACAGGCTGGGATTTGAATGATATTATAGTTTGATTTGTCTGTTAATTGCCTCCCAGCTCATTGATATGGGTGCCACCGCTTTCCATTCTTCAGTCTCTAAAATCCAACTTCTGCTTAAAAGATTACTTCATACTGCAGAGCCGTGAATAACGACCAGGAGCCGCCGTTTGTCATGCGCTTGACGCTGAGATGGACACCGCTGATACAAAACGCGCCATTATTCTGAAGAGAACGATCTGAAAAATAAAACCTCGGCCAATGCTGTGACTCCTGAAATCACTGGTCCGGTAGTTATCAATACTGCTGAGAGAGCAGAAGCCAGACAGAGCCAGGCAGTAATCACTACCATTACATTATGAGTTTATTCCCAATGACACACGTACAGTCCGTCCATCTTCCGCTTATGTGGAGTAGCCGTTTACGCACTGATGATTGTAACGGCTTGGGGCCAGAGCACGGCAGTCCATCaaagcacactcacacaactacgCACACGCTGCAAATTCACTCAGGCGTCTGGCCACCCGTCTCGCATTTCACGAGGTCGTCCCATATTCTATGTTTTTGTCCCATATTATAGAATAGAATGCTGTGTCCCGTTCTGAATATTATTTTATGCACAAATGATATCCACCACCACCTCCTTCTGGGGGTGGGTCCCCTTACTTCTGCAgctctatgggggggggggggggtaccaaaGAGGAAGCCCACAAAGTACAGAAAGAATGTTAGAACTCCGCAGAGACAGAAGGAGCTCAGACTCCCTGAGCCCTGAGGATGCAGCACTGCACTATGGCTGCAGTTACCCTACAGTGACATGATGAAGGTAGTTAGGGCTGCGGCATTATGTTCTCGGAAATTAGTATGCTTCACCTTCTGGGATAAGAACACACAGCCTGTCAGTGTGCGGCTCACTGGTTTAGGATCTGTACgcgtgatcggaaggttgctagttTGAATCCCATTGCCAGCAAACTGATGCcacctttgggcccttgagtgaggtccttaacccccagctaaATGGCCACTGCACACTGGTTATCCCTGCTCTGTGACacagtctgtgtgtctcatggagagcaagatggggtaggcaaaaagaCAGTTTCCCCACAGAGATGAACGAAGCCTCATCCTTCTGTTCCTTTAATCTCCAAGCTATGTTCTGGCCAGAGAGACTGAGCCTCCTCCCTGTAGTGGTTTAGCGAAAGACGAGCGCCTCTCAAATGTGTCATGCCTCTGGTGAGTCAGCCTGCGCTCTCCTGCCACCCGCAGGCCTTCGTGCTCCTCTGCGGCTTCCCATCTCTCAGATGCCGTAATTTTCAGCTGCAGTAAGGGCCTTTAATAACTTATGGAGTTCAAAGACCAGAATGTTCTGCTGTTCAGGAATCCATTAAACCGTCCCAAAATATGAGCTCTTTATTTGGATCTTCTACAACGAACAGCAATAAAAGGGAAAATAATGTTATGTCTGTGTGTACGGTTTAAGTTTTCCGGAAAAATTTTTCTTTGGTAAGGCAAAAGGATCCGGTGTTTACTGTGCTGCGGCAGGCGcccggagcccccccccccctcccccccactccgTCGCTCAGCCTGTCTCTTCCCAGGAATAGGCCCCGGGCTCCGTGATTACCTTGTTCTCTGGTTGGCTGCTTCGGCGTCATGCAGCGTATCTGACTCCAGGGTGCGGAGACTCCCTGCCGGGGCTGTCACTGGAGGCCCAGCTTGGGGGTAGATACCGGTTCTGCTGTCTCCTGACCTACCTCTGTCTGCATTTACATCCCATTGGGGGGCAGATTCGTCTGCGGGCAAATCGGGCGGAAGAACAATTCAGCCAGATGATGAATCTTTTCGCTTAGATTTACTTTGGTTTTTCATTCTGGTCTTCAACATTAGCTTAGGCCATATTGGTAGATCCGCACCCAAGGGAAGCGAGCATCCCACAGCTTTACAGCCAAGGACACATGCCAGTGTTTTTCCAGAAAACTCTGTCTTTTGCTGAGGCCTAGCGAACCTAATGGTGCCACATGAAAAACAACCTGTCAGTCCATGCCGAACGAAGGTCACAGAGTGTGGAGCACAGCGAACGCACATGCGAGGGCTAAAGTCAAGACCAACGCCCATGTAGTGTCACCACATATTGTGTCCCCATGCAGTCTGACTTTGTGTCAGGGTTTGTCACAGATGCAGTGAGACCTCAGTTACCCGAAGCTGGAGTTGATTTCATAATGGAGAATGATGTGGACGGAAATGAAGGGTGTCTGCCAGAAGTTATTAGCGGCCCTATGAATGAAAGCGTCAAAGCTGCAGAATACGTGGATGCGTCTCCTGCTTGTGTCGTGACACGGGTACAGCGTGGGAGGCTGCAAGATGTTCTGGATCTTTCTGACATAcctacatatatacatacacagtacCCGTCAAAAGTTTGGACTCACCGACCCacagaaatgtttatttgtgctattctttttagaataattacaaagacatcaaaactaaaATATGTATGGGAATTATGCACTGCCCAaaagaaatattaaacaaaaagaaataaattttgagggggggggggttggcagctGTGGGTTGGGAgttggaaggttgccggttcaaaatgtccccaaagtggtaaaacctgaaactttctTACTTTCAGGGACATTTTTacggtccccatttggataacatcaattttataaaaatctgtgaatgcaatcaaaaaactaaaaatgtcttatattttgtgtggttgcttatggttaaggttagggctggcttggggttaaggtcatcatgttgggattagagtgttccccatagaaatgaatggagagtccccacaaagatatgattacaaacctctgtgtgtgtgtgtgtgtgtgtgtgtgtgtgtgtatgtgtgtgtatgtgtgtgtgagcgggtttacctatccgtaaggggacataatgtccccataacgtgataaatatccgttttttttcccttatggggaccggtttcctggtccccataagggaaaactctattttataaaaatcgatgactgctatgaaaaaactaaaaatgcaaaaactcttgtattttgttaggttacttatggttatggttagggcagtgtaggggttaaggttgtcatagttagcgttagcatttttcccattgaaatgaatgagcggtccccataaggatatgtttaccctatgtgtgtgtgtgtgtgtgtgtgtgtgtgtgtgtgtgtgtgtgtgtgtgtgtgtgtgtgcgtgtgtgtgtgtggtttataaACAAATAGTGACAAATGTatatgaataaaaatacatgaTTTTCCAGTTTCCCACAGGCTTAACTCCGTCTCctgacccacccccccaagcATCCTCTCACTGATATAGTAGCTTCCTGAAAGGAAGGCTTAGCGATGACGGTGTGGCAGGGAGTGGGGGGGTCCATTTGTCCGTTATATCCTGAGTCTCTGCAAGGGAGATAATTAAGCCTCCATGCTTTTGTTTCATTTGGCCCGAAGTTGTCCGGTAATTAGTGACTTCCTCTCATGGAGGTCTGGTAGTTAGTGCTAGCCAGAGTGCGGTGCTGAGCTGTTTAATGTGGAATGAAACAAGGGAAGGCTTCATCTTGCTCTTTTAAGATAGTAGAAGAGTCAGGAGGCTCGTCTCACCAGAATCTTCCGGCTAAGCTCAACGTTGGCTCTGCTCCGGCGGCGGCCTGCCGCTTTATCCGGAAGTTTGGAGCCTCTCGGACGGTATTCGCTTGCTTCCATGTTTGATGGCACGGCCGCTGAGCCAGGAAACTTTGAGATTGTTGTTTACCAGATGATGCTCTCCAGCTCATTTTATTCAATTCATATTGGTAGCGTGTTAACTGTCTTGGGGTAGCTCCAATCCCATGAAAAATCTGGGCTTCCATCTTCTCTGGAATGCCGCTGGTGACTTGGGGCTCCTCTGGTGTCCGCAGAGCACGGCTGGATCATCTCAGGTCCGCCGTCCTGACGCATGTCTGAGACACACGGAGCCAAGCGCCATGCTTGTAGCTAAAACTGACAATGATCAGTGTACGTCCAAAACGTACAAGGGCCCTATTCACACATTTCGTGTCCTCTGCTGATAATATTACCCATAATTCCAGAAGAGATCAAATCTGCCTCTGAGGCTGCTCCAGCCTCAGAGGCAGAGTCCAAGCTCTGCCCAGCTGACTCCGCCCCTCTGTGGCGATCAGACACACAGCTCTCTCCGGTACGTATACTGGTTATGTGTCAATCCTTTGTAATAAGTGAAACAAAACTAAGGCTCACTAGGACACATATCACTAAGGATTCCGAAAATCCGATAATACGGAATTTAAATAGATTAACGgtattttctgtctgtctgtctgtctctctttcccACAGCACTGTTTCCATTAGCATCTCGAGTGAAGAGAGGACTGGCGGAGATGGTCAACCCCATCTTCCATAACTCCGTAGAAGACGTCAACCTGCTCTTCGAGGTGAGATCGCATTGCCACCACGGCTTCAAGGGACTTCAAACGTTCCTGGGAAATCTGTATACCTGCCATTTAGCTTGAATAAACAGGCCCCGATTTTAGCAGACCATCAATGCAGATAGATGCAGATTATGCCATTTGAAAAACAGCTGTTGATGGTCAGGACCTGACATTTAAACCTGTCTTTGTACCATGAGTGGGATGCCTGGTCTTAGCCAAATCTGTATCTACATCTAAAGATCCATCTTTACCGAATAATAATAAGatcaaggtcaaaggtcaggaaGACATGCCAAAAAATATCCACCAGTTTTCTTCTTGTATAAACCAGCATTCCCAAACACTGCTTAATAATTGTTGATCCTTTAAGTTCAAGTTTATtcataaagcacatttaaaacaaccaAGTCGACCAAAGTGCAGAACAATATGATTTGTGAGTAATATACTTACATGACAACAAGACAGAAATACATTGAACATAAACACATGGACAAAACCCCGATAGAAAAAACCACAGCGCCGAGAATAACTAACTCTTGGGATCTAAGCTGGGTCAAATCAAACAGGgctgaaacaaacaaaacagaaaatcgTTAATTATTTGTTGGTGAATATTAGTAGCAATTACTGTATGGTAGCATATTAATTAGCATCTAAATTATAACAGCAAATAGTTGAGTTAACAGACTTTATAAAAAACTTAGGTCGAGATATCCAGCAAGTAACTTTAAGTCTAGCGATATAAAATCACTGTGAGGGAGTTAAAGTTTTATTCTCAGACGCAGATCGTACTCCGTAACTCCTAAGCTACGCCTAGGTGTCATTAATAGTTGATTTTGTTCTGAGAGCTGGAGCACTGAAGCTGTCACATGGTAAACAATGGGGCAGGTGTCACGCATTGTCCCTTGGCGGCAGCGATTATTGGTTTGCCTTCCCAGGCACATTATTGTTAGGGACTCAAAGGACTAGCTAAAGGTCTGTTACGCACAGTGTAATTCAACAGAGATGGCCGCTTCTATATTAAACTTTCAATACTTTGCAGTTCCCCTGTCCCATTAATGATTTATGCAACATGGCGCTAagtgttttgtgtttaattaaattatacataagaATCTGCACAGCTCTGTGTTAGAAAGAAAAGCGGGTTAAGATGGAGAGATTTTTTAACATTCTAGGAGAGCAGCTGTATCCTGGGCAgtattgttctttttttaacaaaatttaaCAAAATTCACATCTATAGGCAAAACGCCAAGGTGCCATTTGAAAACAGGCCAGAGTAAAGCCTCATTTGTCCACAAACTGACCTCAGATACTTGGATTTTCTGACCAATCACATGAGCTCCAGCACCCACAGAACCTCTAAGCCGTCACGCAAACCAGAGGATTTGGAAAAGTATGAGTAGACTCAGAACAAACCAAAAGCTTATGAAGGTCTGGAGGTTACAAGCCACCACAGGATTGTCCTGGACTGCGGCATGTCATTCTTCATTATTTGCCAGAAAGCTTTCTCCTGAGTGACTGTGTAAGAGGTCTGCCTTGCAGCCTGCTGTCCCCAAGAAGGATGGAACAGGAGTTTAGAGGCCGGACTAGAGAAAACCTGGAAGGGAACTCAAACAATTCAGCCCCAGGCAATGAAAGAGCTCTGCGTTTTCCCTCTTCTCATCGGCGATCCTTCAGTGTCTCCCCATTTTCCATATCAGGCTGGTAAATCTTGCAGTAGGACCCACTTGACTCGTTGACACGCTTAAACGCATGCATTTCTGAATAGTGTACAGTGATTTTAGCCGATCTGGGGACACATATTTCTAGCTTACGACTTTCCAGACATTAATAGCGCGTGATGCTTTGACCGTGGAAAATAATGGGCACACAGCAGCATTGTTTTGTTAAAAACATACGTTACTAAATCTGCAAGTCCCCAGTTTTCCATGCAGCATGCAAGAAAGTCTTGGCATTCAAATGATAAAAAGCAAGAaagatatatttaaaaattctagTTTCAAATATTTCAAATCTGTCCATCTGTGCTTGTAAGTCAGCACACTTAAAGCCGTATCAAGCTTCAGCCAAGCTCTGTGAAGAGGATTTTTTAGTTTTGAAGGGATCTGGAAGTGCTTGTGATATtcgccctctagtggtcagaTGTTTACATTGCGTCTATGAGTCCCAGTGATTAATTATACTCATCATTTGGATAGAAAACAGCATCGCCTGGCTTTTTATTGATTGGGCTACTTTCCACGAAGCAGGTGGCGCTCAGCAGAGCCTACCACTAATATAAACCAGTCACTTTCCTTATGGGATGTTAGTGCTGCAAGATATACTGTAAACAACACGTCAGGCCAGAATTAGCTTTGTCCTATAAAACTGTATTCATGGAAACGTATCTGCAAGCAAATCCTTAGGATTTTACTAACCACTTCAGTCTTGCCTTCAGAGAAAAATATGGAGCTTATCAACAAATACGGCCCCTTGTGTTCATGTATGTGCGTAGATGGATAGATAATAGCTCTTCTCAGTTCTTGCATTTggattttttgttttgctaatTACTTCCCTCGTCCAGTGTGCAGATTTTTTTCTCTGTAGCGCATGTAGTGAGCGATGCGTAGGCGCCGTGTGGTCCGGCCGGATAATGAATGCAGCCGCAATGCAGAGAGAACACGGAGCCGAAAGGTGTGTCTCGCGGCTGAGGGCACGTGGCGCCGGTGCTGACCAGGCGGGCAGAATCTGTACAAAGGAGTTCCTTGTAATGACTCGGCACTTGAAAGCCACAATaacatatttttatgttttttattttcaattttcttttgaaatccaatttagtttttgttagttTTCAGTGTGGTTTTATTCGTTTTTATATTAAAGACATATTTCTGATTAGTTTAACatattttagtttcagtttaagtcgttttatttctagggatagATTGAAAGTTGCAGATCTATTTTATGTGTCTTATCTAAAATAGGCTGAACACTGCTCCAGGTAATAATGATGGTCAGCCAAAGGCAATATACTGGATTACACTTCTTTGAGTGATTTCCATCAGGGTAGGAAAATGAGCAACTCATTACTTTAGCTAAAGGTATTTTAAAATAGTAATGGAAAGTATTTGGCTTTTGATTTTagtttattgtgttttatttgagTTCGTTTTGGAAGCAATATatacaatttttttgtttagtttttggAACTACTCCACTATTAactgtttatatatatacttcCACCTTGCATACACGTATACATATAGAGACAATTAATGATTTATTGGTTTCTCTTAAtactaggtttttttttttttactttatgtGCGTGTAGCTCAATATGCAGAGCATTTGTATGTGTTGAATCTGCACAATGACAATACAATTCTCTGCATTCTATTGTGTACTGTTCTGTCCTATTAGTAggagtttattttattttagcatttcattttatttgttttacaaaaatgttttcttatagtTTTAGTTGGGCTTTTCGTTCGGGATAATAACCCTGACCTGCCCCCTTCCACGGTCAGCCTGCTTACCCCCGCTCGGTTTCCCGCAGATCCTGCTGGCCTGGCTGCCAGTTCTGGAAGAGAGCGGCTCTTTCTGCATACCCGATGAGGAGTTGGCCTCCATGCGGCAGACCCAGAAGCTGGGGCTGATCTGTGAGGACGTCCTGCCCCAGAGGCTGACAGACATCCGCCGCCTGGGCGCTCACCTGTCCCGGCGCCAGGCGCCCCTGCGCAGGGAGGACTTTGAGCGCACCGTGCTGACCATGGTGTACACGGCCAGTAGGATGGCCAACACCACGGGCCACCAAAGAGAAGCCTGGGCGGACTCCTTCGTCAGCCTGTACAGAGCTGTTAAGCAAGATCTGAGCCCCGGGACTCCATAACCAAACCATCAGAGATCGCCACTGGGCGTTGCGCTCATTGCCGTTCCCCTAACACCTTGCATAATATATATTCAGTGTTTACCCTTTCATGTATGGGAAGGGAAAACAAAATATTCTTTATGAAATCCGTTATTTTGTAGTTTTTGCAGAGGATTACTGTTTTGACAGCACTATAGATTTGCATTAAAGGTACATTTTGGTCTGTATTAATTGCGATGTTATGTGAGCATTGTACGTACTGATATGCATCTTATATGAGTGAATCCATGACCGAAGCCGAGGAAGTCTGACAACTGGTTTTTAATGTGACTTTGCTATTATCGTTCC
The nucleotide sequence above comes from Paramormyrops kingsleyae isolate MSU_618 chromosome 3, PKINGS_0.4, whole genome shotgun sequence. Encoded proteins:
- the fam180a gene encoding protein FAM180A isoform X2, with product MSGAGLLALWGCRGTEVALNLQSPAPSWPCEPLWAEPALFPLASRVKRGLAEMVNPIFHNSVEDVNLLFEILLAWLPVLEESGSFCIPDEELASMRQTQKLGLICEDVLPQRLTDIRRLGAHLSRRQAPLRREDFERTVLTMVYTASRMANTTGHQREAWADSFVSLYRAVKQDLSPGTP
- the fam180a gene encoding protein FAM180A isoform X1; translation: MEPLHESQRVRRLCGSALLQQGSQGDTMMSWKVVVVSFYYYQLCTWATSHRSRALFPLASRVKRGLAEMVNPIFHNSVEDVNLLFEILLAWLPVLEESGSFCIPDEELASMRQTQKLGLICEDVLPQRLTDIRRLGAHLSRRQAPLRREDFERTVLTMVYTASRMANTTGHQREAWADSFVSLYRAVKQDLSPGTP